A single region of the Aeromicrobium chenweiae genome encodes:
- a CDS encoding serine/threonine-protein kinase, whose product MLADRYELDHEIGRGGMGAVWLGRDVVLDRIVAVKQIGMGHGGGEPDLQRAEREAHLAARINHQNVVAVYDLVDDGGHQWLVMEHVDGPTLAGLIATRGTLDPDELAPLVEQVAGALAAAHEHGIVHRDVKPSNILLTHDGVAKLSDFGVARAQADASLTQTGLVTGSPAYLSPEVASGRTATAASDVWSLGATVFHALAGQPPYAVGDNVLGAMYRIVHEAPPALDVGGPLAALVAAMMQHDPDARPTMAAVEQAVAAQTGAEPAHDLDATQGFDAFAAAPEPTATTAFRPLERPVAPPVEPARESRPTPTRARRPARPGGSRAPWLVAAGAVAALLAVIAFVGLRDEPAGNPPAAAAGTPSKDSGSAPAKDDPQPAGDRVTAEAMEGFAADYLATASNDPDAGFTMLTPDYQRASDGLKGYKGFWGDVANLAVEQVSADPASMRVSYTYSYDFKGDRRSEAVTLQLEKSGSGFLIAGTV is encoded by the coding sequence ATGCTCGCGGACAGGTACGAGCTCGATCATGAGATCGGTCGGGGCGGCATGGGCGCGGTGTGGTTGGGCCGCGACGTCGTGCTCGACCGGATCGTCGCGGTCAAGCAGATCGGCATGGGGCACGGCGGTGGCGAGCCCGACCTGCAGCGTGCCGAGCGCGAGGCCCACCTGGCCGCGCGGATCAACCACCAGAACGTCGTCGCGGTGTACGACCTCGTCGACGACGGCGGCCACCAGTGGCTCGTCATGGAGCACGTCGACGGCCCCACCCTCGCCGGCCTCATCGCGACGCGCGGCACCCTGGACCCGGACGAGCTCGCGCCCCTGGTCGAGCAGGTCGCCGGGGCCCTCGCGGCGGCCCACGAGCACGGCATCGTCCACCGGGACGTCAAGCCGTCCAACATCCTGCTGACCCACGACGGTGTCGCGAAGCTGTCGGACTTCGGCGTGGCCCGCGCGCAGGCCGACGCATCCCTGACCCAGACGGGCCTGGTGACGGGCTCGCCCGCCTACCTGTCGCCCGAGGTCGCGAGCGGGCGCACGGCGACGGCCGCGAGCGACGTGTGGTCGCTCGGTGCGACCGTGTTCCACGCCCTGGCGGGTCAGCCGCCCTACGCGGTGGGCGACAACGTGCTCGGCGCCATGTATCGCATCGTGCACGAGGCACCGCCGGCCCTGGACGTCGGTGGCCCGCTCGCAGCGCTCGTCGCCGCCATGATGCAGCACGACCCGGACGCACGACCGACGATGGCCGCGGTCGAGCAGGCCGTGGCCGCCCAGACCGGCGCCGAGCCCGCCCACGACCTCGACGCGACGCAGGGATTCGACGCCTTCGCGGCAGCGCCCGAGCCGACGGCCACGACCGCGTTCCGCCCGCTGGAGCGGCCGGTGGCCCCACCAGTGGAGCCGGCGAGGGAGTCGCGCCCGACGCCGACCCGCGCCCGACGCCCTGCCCGGCCCGGTGGGTCCCGCGCGCCCTGGCTGGTCGCCGCGGGCGCCGTCGCTGCCCTGCTCGCCGTCATCGCGTTCGTCGGTCTGCGCGACGAGCCGGCCGGCAACCCGCCCGCTGCGGCGGCCGGGACCCCCTCGAAGGACTCCGGGTCTGCACCCGCCAAGGACGACCCGCAGCCCGCCGGCGACAGGGTGACGGCCGAGGCGATGGAAGGGTTCGCGGCGGACTACCTGGCGACGGCGAGCAACGATCCCGACGCCGGTTTCACGATGCTGACCCCGGACTACCAACGGGCCAGCGACGGCCTCAAGGGGTACAAGGGCTTCTGGGGCGACGTCGCCAACCTCGCCGTCGAGCAGGTGTCTGCCGACCCGGCGTCGATGCGCGTCTCGTACACGTACTCGTACGACTTCAAGGGCGACCGGCGCTCCGAGGCGGTCACCCTCCAGCTCGAGAAGTCCGGCAGCGGCTTCCTGATCGCCGGCACCGTCTGA
- a CDS encoding Lrp/AsnC family transcriptional regulator, giving the protein MDQLDVALVEAMHTHPRVGDLELSRLTSVARATVQSRLAKLEEAGVITGYGPDVDLVAAGHPVLAFVTLEIVQGSLDAVTAELDSLPNVLEAYITSGNADVVCKIAATSHEDLKDTLLHISQSGSVARSTSVIVLSELVPPRVLPMLRKGADEGPTRSPSFRTA; this is encoded by the coding sequence ATGGACCAGCTCGATGTCGCCCTCGTCGAGGCGATGCACACCCATCCTCGCGTCGGGGACCTTGAGCTGTCGCGCCTGACGAGCGTCGCCCGGGCGACGGTCCAGTCCCGTCTGGCCAAGCTCGAGGAGGCCGGCGTCATCACGGGGTACGGGCCCGACGTCGACCTCGTCGCGGCCGGCCACCCGGTCCTGGCGTTCGTGACCCTCGAGATCGTGCAGGGCTCGCTCGACGCCGTGACCGCCGAGCTGGACTCGCTGCCCAACGTCCTGGAGGCGTACATCACGAGCGGGAACGCCGATGTCGTCTGCAAGATCGCCGCGACCTCGCACGAGGACCTCAAGGACACGCTGCTGCACATCAGCCAGTCCGGCTCGGTGGCCCGGTCGACCAGCGTCATCGTGCTGTCCGAGCTCGTGCCGCCGCGCGTCCTGCCGATGCTGCGCAAGGGCGCGGACGAGGGCCCGACCCGGTCGCCCTCGTTCCGCACGGCCTGA